One Pseudomonas sp. C27(2019) DNA window includes the following coding sequences:
- a CDS encoding TRZ/ATZ family hydrolase: MPHLPLDCLLLPEWLVPVEPAGVILKNYALGIRGDRIALIAPREQALKTPCADIRELPNTVLTPGLINAHGHAAMSLFRGLADDLPLHTWLNEHIWPAEARWVNDDFIRDGTDLAIAEQLKNGITCFSDMYFYPDIVCQQVHSSGIRAQITVPMLDFPVPGARNSAEALRKGLQLFDDFKQHPRLTIGFGPHSPYTVNDQCLDNVVILAAQLDAPIQIHVHETAVEVQQSIAKYGERPLARLARLGLLGPRFQAVHMTQVNDDDIALLVQSNSSVIHCPESNLKLASGFCPIERLWNAGINVAIGTDGAASNNNLDLLSETRTAALLAKAVAQSASAIDAHRALRMATLNGARALGIETQTGTLEVDKLADITAFNFNDLSVQPVYDPVSQLIYAAARNCVEHVWVGGKQLLKDRQLVRMDEQKIIAKSQQWASKIANKSNS; encoded by the coding sequence ATGCCGCACTTGCCGCTCGATTGTCTGTTATTGCCAGAATGGCTGGTGCCTGTGGAACCCGCTGGTGTGATTCTGAAAAACTATGCGCTGGGTATTCGTGGCGATCGCATTGCTCTGATCGCACCACGTGAACAAGCCTTGAAAACACCTTGTGCAGATATTCGTGAGCTGCCCAACACTGTATTAACCCCTGGTTTAATAAACGCGCACGGCCATGCAGCGATGAGTTTGTTCCGCGGCTTGGCCGATGACCTGCCCTTGCACACGTGGCTCAATGAACACATTTGGCCAGCGGAAGCACGCTGGGTTAATGATGATTTTATCCGAGACGGCACTGACCTAGCCATCGCAGAACAATTGAAAAACGGCATCACCTGCTTTTCTGATATGTATTTCTATCCTGATATTGTCTGTCAGCAAGTGCACAGCAGCGGCATTCGCGCACAAATTACTGTGCCGATGCTGGACTTTCCGGTTCCCGGTGCACGCAACAGTGCCGAAGCCTTACGCAAAGGCTTACAGCTGTTCGATGATTTCAAGCAGCATCCGCGCCTAACCATTGGCTTTGGCCCGCACTCACCTTACACGGTTAATGATCAGTGCTTAGACAATGTCGTTATACTTGCAGCACAGCTGGATGCACCTATCCAAATACATGTGCATGAAACAGCAGTCGAAGTACAACAAAGCATAGCCAAGTATGGTGAACGCCCACTGGCACGTCTAGCCCGCCTCGGCTTGCTCGGTCCACGTTTTCAAGCCGTGCATATGACGCAAGTTAATGATGACGATATTGCCTTACTGGTGCAGAGCAATAGCAGCGTCATTCACTGTCCAGAATCAAACTTGAAACTCGCCAGTGGTTTTTGCCCAATCGAACGCTTGTGGAATGCTGGCATCAACGTAGCGATTGGAACCGATGGCGCAGCCAGCAACAATAACCTTGATTTACTCAGTGAAACCCGAACAGCCGCATTGTTGGCAAAAGCGGTAGCGCAATCAGCCAGTGCGATTGATGCACATCGCGCCCTGCGCATGGCCACATTAAATGGTGCTCGCGCACTGGGCATTGAAACGCAGACCGGCACACTAGAAGTCGACAAACTTGCTGATATTACAGCCTTCAACTTTAATGACCTGTCTGTACAGCCTGTTTACGACCCGGTCTCGCAGTTGATTTATGCAGCCGCCCGCAACTGTGTTGAGCATGTTTGGGTGGGCGGTAAACAGTTGCTCAAAGATCGTCAACTGGTGCGCATGGATGAGCAAAAGATCATCGCTAAAAGCCAGCAATGGGCGAGCAAAATAGCAAATAAATCAAATAGTTAA
- a CDS encoding GGDEF domain-containing protein translates to MNTQPTANVINIEKNISKRIVGAAEAMPLITLSHAELRQLLSTQLQSSLDIKDILAMFFKTTQRLISYDSLVYKHAGHAVAAELGTSKKHSVTYNLNYQGEYLGDISFTRENIFVEDELGDFESIIASLIFPLRNSLLYTAALQSALKDSLTGIGNRIAMQQTLQRDIYTAQRHEQALSVLMIDIDFFKSINDTYGHSAGDAVLEHVAQHIQTQLRTADAVFRFGGEEFLAVLPNTCSQHANLVAERLRESLENFQINHEEHVITVTASIGCATLRSEDTQQTLLQRSDTALYAAKNNGRNQVQLAI, encoded by the coding sequence ATGAACACGCAGCCAACCGCCAACGTCATCAATATTGAAAAAAATATTTCCAAGCGCATTGTCGGTGCTGCCGAGGCGATGCCTCTTATCACTTTATCGCACGCTGAGTTGCGCCAACTCTTATCCACCCAGTTACAAAGCTCACTTGATATCAAAGATATTTTAGCGATGTTCTTCAAAACAACTCAGCGGCTTATTAGCTATGACTCGCTCGTTTACAAGCATGCGGGACATGCAGTTGCAGCGGAGCTGGGCACCAGCAAAAAACACAGTGTGACCTATAACCTAAACTACCAAGGCGAATACTTAGGCGATATCAGCTTTACTCGCGAAAATATTTTTGTCGAAGATGAGCTGGGTGATTTTGAGTCCATTATCGCCAGTTTGATTTTTCCATTACGCAATAGCCTGCTTTATACGGCAGCATTACAGAGCGCACTAAAAGACTCACTGACCGGTATTGGTAACCGAATTGCCATGCAGCAAACACTGCAGCGTGATATTTACACCGCGCAACGCCACGAGCAGGCGTTATCAGTTTTGATGATCGATATTGATTTTTTCAAGAGCATCAATGATACCTACGGTCACAGCGCAGGCGATGCAGTATTAGAACACGTCGCACAACACATTCAAACGCAATTACGTACAGCCGATGCTGTGTTTCGCTTTGGTGGTGAGGAGTTTTTAGCAGTGCTGCCCAACACCTGCAGCCAGCACGCCAATCTAGTCGCTGAACGCTTACGTGAGAGCTTAGAGAACTTTCAAATCAACCACGAAGAACATGTGATCACAGTCACTGCGAGCATTGGTTGCGCCACACTGCGCAGTGAAGACACTCAGCAAACGCTACTGCAGCGGTCGGATACTGCTTTATATGCAGCTAAAAACAATGGCCGTAACCAAGTTCAGCTAGCGATCTAA
- the ubiG gene encoding bifunctional 2-polyprenyl-6-hydroxyphenol methylase/3-demethylubiquinol 3-O-methyltransferase UbiG yields the protein MSNIDHAEIAKFEALAHRWWDRESEFKPLHEINPLRVNWINERAPLAGKSVLDVGCGGGILSEAMAQRGAHVTGIDMGEAPLAVARLHQLETGVDINYRQITAEALAEEQPEQFDVVTCLEMLEHVPDPASIIRACYALVKPGGHVFFSTINRNPKAYLFAIIGAEYIMGLLPRGTHDFKKFIRPSELGAWSRAAGLQVQDIIGLTYNPLTKHYKLEADVDVNYMLHTSKDA from the coding sequence ATGAGCAATATAGACCATGCTGAAATTGCGAAGTTTGAAGCCTTAGCTCACCGCTGGTGGGACCGTGAGAGTGAATTTAAACCGCTCCACGAGATCAACCCATTACGTGTCAACTGGATCAATGAACGCGCCCCTTTGGCAGGTAAGAGTGTCTTGGATGTTGGTTGCGGCGGTGGCATTTTAAGTGAAGCGATGGCGCAGCGTGGCGCTCATGTCACGGGTATTGATATGGGTGAAGCACCATTGGCTGTCGCGCGTTTGCATCAACTGGAAACAGGCGTTGATATCAACTACCGACAAATCACTGCAGAAGCCTTGGCAGAAGAGCAGCCTGAACAGTTTGATGTTGTCACCTGTTTAGAAATGCTTGAGCACGTGCCAGACCCTGCCTCGATTATTCGCGCATGCTATGCCTTGGTTAAGCCGGGTGGCCATGTGTTTTTTTCAACCATTAATCGCAACCCTAAAGCCTATCTCTTTGCGATTATTGGTGCTGAGTACATCATGGGCTTGCTGCCGCGCGGCACCCATGATTTTAAAAAATTCATTCGCCCATCCGAGCTTGGCGCGTGGAGTCGTGCCGCTGGTCTGCAAGTACAAGACATCATCGGTCTAACATACAACCCGCTAACCAAGCACTATAAACTTGAAGCCGATGTCGATGTGAACTATATGCTGCACACGAGCAAGGATGCCTAA
- the rlmKL gene encoding bifunctional 23S rRNA (guanine(2069)-N(7))-methyltransferase RlmK/23S rRNA (guanine(2445)-N(2))-methyltransferase RlmL — translation MPANKDVELYLTCPKSLEGLLLDEAQALGLTDAREQLSGVSGRATMQDAYRMCLWSRLANRVLLVLKRFSVKTVEDLYHGINDVDWAEHLQANGTLSVEFTGRGSGIDNTHFGALKVKDAIVDALRDKEGNRPSVDKISPDVRVHLHLNRGEATLSLDLSGTSLHQRGYRLQQGAAPLKENLAAAILLRAGWPALAKQGAALADPMCGVGTFLIEGAMMAADIAPNLRRERWGFTNWLGHNPELWQPLLEEAQQRAEIGLAQPPLWIRGYEADPRLIQPARNNIERAGLSNWINIYQGELATFDPKPDQGQTGLVVTNPPYGERLGDEASLLYLYQYLGERLRSACLGWQAAVFTGAPELGKRMGLRSHKQYSLFNGALPCRLLLFQVQPERFVLADRVASHAKPSAPAEYDEAPRLTGEPERTAVTAVESARLSEGGQMFANRLKKNLKQLSKWVRKEQIECYRLYDADMPEYALAVDIYADWVHVQEYAAPKSIDPEKAKGRFLDALPAIPTVLDVVPERIVIKRRERQAGTRQYERQAERGQFMHITEGGVKLLVNLTDYLDTGVFLDHRPMRMRIQQEAAGKRFLNLFCYTAAATVHAAKGGARSTTSVDLSKTYLDWAKRNLALNGFSDKHELVHADVMVWLENDRESYDLIFLDPPTFSNSKRMDDVFDVQRDHVLLLDRAMARLAPGGSLYFSNNFRRFVMDESIAARYQVTNISAQTFDPDFARNKKIHQAWHLTQRSD, via the coding sequence ATGCCCGCCAATAAAGACGTTGAACTGTATTTAACATGCCCAAAAAGCCTGGAAGGTCTGTTGCTTGATGAGGCGCAGGCTCTAGGCCTCACCGATGCCCGTGAGCAACTATCGGGTGTGTCTGGGCGCGCGACGATGCAGGATGCTTATCGCATGTGTTTGTGGTCGCGCCTGGCCAACCGCGTCCTCTTGGTGCTCAAGCGCTTCAGTGTGAAAACCGTTGAAGACCTGTATCACGGCATCAATGACGTGGATTGGGCTGAGCATTTGCAAGCCAATGGCACTTTGTCAGTAGAGTTCACAGGGCGTGGCTCCGGCATTGATAACACTCACTTTGGTGCGCTAAAAGTTAAAGATGCGATTGTGGATGCGCTGCGCGATAAAGAAGGCAACCGTCCCTCGGTTGATAAAATCAGCCCTGATGTACGTGTGCATTTGCACCTCAATCGTGGTGAGGCGACCTTGTCCTTGGATTTATCCGGCACCAGCCTGCATCAACGCGGCTACCGCTTGCAGCAAGGTGCAGCACCGCTAAAGGAAAACCTCGCAGCGGCCATTTTGCTGCGTGCGGGCTGGCCAGCACTGGCGAAGCAGGGCGCAGCCTTAGCTGACCCCATGTGCGGCGTGGGTACCTTTTTGATTGAAGGCGCCATGATGGCTGCTGATATAGCACCCAATTTGCGCCGTGAGCGTTGGGGCTTCACGAACTGGTTGGGACACAACCCAGAGCTTTGGCAGCCATTACTTGAAGAAGCCCAGCAGCGTGCAGAAATCGGTTTAGCGCAGCCACCGTTGTGGATACGCGGTTATGAAGCCGACCCACGCTTGATTCAGCCAGCACGCAATAATATCGAGCGCGCTGGTTTGTCGAACTGGATCAATATCTATCAAGGCGAGTTGGCAACCTTTGACCCTAAACCTGATCAAGGCCAAACCGGGCTTGTGGTTACCAACCCGCCATACGGTGAGCGTTTGGGTGATGAAGCCAGTTTGTTGTACCTCTACCAATACTTAGGTGAGCGCCTGCGCAGTGCCTGCTTAGGTTGGCAGGCAGCGGTATTTACTGGTGCGCCAGAGCTGGGTAAACGCATGGGGCTGCGCAGTCACAAGCAGTATTCGTTGTTTAATGGTGCGCTACCGTGCCGTTTATTATTGTTTCAAGTGCAACCAGAGCGCTTTGTGCTCGCTGATCGCGTTGCCAGTCATGCCAAGCCTAGCGCGCCCGCTGAGTATGATGAAGCACCGCGCTTAACTGGTGAACCAGAGCGCACAGCAGTGACTGCGGTTGAGTCCGCACGTTTAAGCGAAGGCGGGCAGATGTTTGCCAACCGCTTGAAGAAAAACTTAAAACAGCTGAGCAAGTGGGTGCGTAAAGAACAGATTGAGTGTTACCGCTTGTATGACGCAGATATGCCTGAATATGCGTTAGCTGTTGATATCTATGCTGACTGGGTGCACGTACAAGAATATGCAGCACCCAAATCAATTGATCCTGAGAAAGCTAAAGGGCGTTTTCTGGATGCATTACCTGCTATTCCAACCGTGCTGGATGTAGTGCCTGAGCGCATTGTCATCAAGCGCCGTGAGCGTCAAGCCGGTACCCGCCAGTATGAGCGTCAAGCTGAGCGCGGCCAGTTTATGCATATCACTGAAGGTGGTGTGAAGCTGCTGGTCAACTTGACTGACTATCTGGACACTGGTGTATTCCTTGATCACCGCCCGATGCGCATGCGCATTCAGCAAGAAGCAGCCGGCAAACGCTTCTTAAATCTATTTTGCTACACGGCTGCGGCAACGGTACACGCGGCCAAAGGTGGTGCGCGCAGTACTACCAGTGTAGATTTGTCAAAAACCTATTTGGATTGGGCGAAACGCAACCTAGCACTCAATGGTTTTTCAGATAAGCACGAATTGGTGCATGCCGATGTCATGGTCTGGCTGGAAAATGATCGCGAAAGCTATGATCTGATTTTTCTAGATCCGCCAACCTTTTCCAACTCAAAGCGCATGGACGATGTGTTTGATGTGCAACGCGACCATGTACTGCTGCTCGATCGTGCCATGGCGCGCTTAGCGCCGGGCGGCAGTTTGTATTTCTCCAATAACTTTCGCCGTTTTGTCATGGATGAAAGCATTGCAGCACGCTACCAAGTAACCAACATCAGCGCGCAAACTTTTGATCCTGACTTTGCCCGTAATAAAAAGATTCACCAAGCGTGGCATTTAACCCAGCGCAGCGACTGA
- a CDS encoding YciK family oxidoreductase translates to MFNYTALADLLKDRIILVTGAGRGIGAQAARTYAAHGATVLLLGKTEKRLNAVYDEIVAAGHSEPVVIPLDLEKATQEAYDELAAMIESEFGHLDGLLHNASILGPRTPLEQLSGENFAKVMQINVNAMFMLNSAMLPLLRLSKAASVIFTSSSVGRKGRAYWGAYAVSKFATEGLMQVMADEMEGTAIRANSINPGATRTDMRARAYPGENPDNNPTPAEIMPLYLYLMGDDSAEISGQALNAQ, encoded by the coding sequence ATGTTTAACTACACTGCACTTGCTGATTTGTTGAAAGATCGTATCATTCTGGTGACCGGTGCTGGACGCGGTATTGGCGCACAAGCAGCACGCACCTATGCCGCCCACGGCGCAACCGTTTTATTGCTGGGTAAAACAGAAAAACGTCTGAATGCTGTTTATGATGAAATTGTTGCGGCCGGCCACTCTGAGCCCGTAGTTATTCCTTTGGATTTAGAAAAGGCCACGCAGGAAGCCTATGACGAGCTCGCAGCAATGATTGAAAGCGAATTCGGCCACCTCGATGGCCTGCTGCACAATGCCTCTATTTTAGGCCCGCGCACGCCACTTGAGCAGCTTTCTGGCGAGAACTTTGCCAAGGTTATGCAAATTAACGTTAATGCCATGTTTATGCTAAACAGCGCGATGCTGCCATTACTGCGCTTATCCAAAGCTGCCTCAGTGATTTTCACCTCCAGCAGCGTCGGTCGCAAAGGCCGTGCCTACTGGGGCGCTTACGCGGTGTCAAAATTTGCCACTGAAGGCTTAATGCAAGTGATGGCGGACGAAATGGAAGGAACTGCGATTCGTGCCAACAGCATTAACCCTGGCGCAACACGCACCGATATGCGCGCACGTGCTTACCCTGGTGAGAATCCTGATAACAATCCCACCCCTGCCGAGATCATGCCCCTGTACTTGTACTTAATGGGTGATGACAGTGCTGAAATCAGCGGCCAAGCACTGAACGCGCAATAA
- the rluB gene encoding 23S rRNA pseudouridine(2605) synthase RluB — protein sequence MGFGSRRDIEQWITDGRVLVNSRVAKLGARVDALDAITVDGRPLKQDAETYLQRRVIIYNKPEGEVCTRNDPEGRPTVFDRLPRPHTGRWINVGRLDINTTGLLMFTTDGELANRLMHPSYQMDREYAVRVRGEVTEEMIENLKRGVMLEDGPAKFTDVQAAPGGEGFNRWFHCVVMEGRNREVRRLWESQDVIVSRLKRVRFGPVFLTSELSMGRWREMGQAELDILSKEVGLEPVLLPEMSEKAKDKLDRQQRKTAKPVAAARHVRRGADKTVYTTNKDQPAEFAKDSRKPRATGPASNKKGSSSTRNAPVRRLRPE from the coding sequence ATGGGCTTTGGCTCACGTCGCGATATCGAGCAATGGATCACCGATGGCCGTGTTCTGGTCAATTCACGTGTGGCTAAATTAGGGGCGCGTGTTGATGCGCTGGATGCCATCACTGTTGACGGTCGTCCGTTGAAACAAGATGCAGAAACCTATCTGCAGCGTCGCGTGATTATTTATAACAAGCCTGAAGGCGAAGTGTGCACGCGTAACGATCCAGAAGGCCGACCAACGGTATTTGATCGCTTACCACGTCCACACACCGGTCGCTGGATTAACGTCGGACGTTTAGATATCAATACCACGGGCTTGCTGATGTTCACCACCGACGGTGAGTTAGCCAATCGCTTGATGCACCCTTCATATCAGATGGACCGTGAATATGCGGTGCGCGTACGTGGTGAAGTCACTGAAGAAATGATCGAAAACCTCAAGCGCGGCGTAATGCTTGAAGATGGTCCGGCAAAATTTACTGATGTGCAGGCAGCACCTGGTGGTGAAGGCTTTAACCGCTGGTTCCATTGCGTGGTGATGGAAGGTCGCAACCGTGAAGTGCGTCGTTTGTGGGAATCGCAAGATGTGATTGTCAGTCGCCTCAAGCGTGTACGTTTTGGTCCTGTGTTCTTAACCTCAGAGCTAAGCATGGGGCGCTGGCGTGAGATGGGCCAAGCTGAGTTGGATATTCTTAGTAAAGAAGTGGGCTTAGAGCCGGTTTTATTGCCAGAAATGAGCGAGAAAGCTAAAGATAAACTGGATCGCCAACAGCGTAAAACAGCTAAGCCTGTTGCTGCTGCGCGTCATGTTCGACGTGGTGCTGATAAAACTGTTTACACCACCAATAAAGATCAACCAGCAGAGTTTGCTAAAGATTCAAGAAAGCCACGTGCAACGGGCCCAGCAAGTAACAAGAAAGGGTCTAGCAGTACTCGTAATGCGCCAGTACGTCGTTTACGCCCTGAGTAA
- a CDS encoding HAD-IA family hydrolase encodes MRIEAVLFDMDGTLLDTAKDFFSIVQTMRIERRLAPLSSETCFREHVSRGAQAMVAYAFSLELDDPELILLRDDFLARYDVQHAQLTGPFPGILALLERLERADIRWGVATNKPLRFAQPIMDALQLSSRSAVLLCPEHVEKSKPAPDMLLAACEQLQLDPRQVLYVGDDKRDIDAGRAANMHTVAVRYGYIVPGDNPSNWGADAVIDNIDEIDALLEAQCGC; translated from the coding sequence ATGCGTATTGAGGCAGTTTTGTTTGATATGGATGGCACTTTGCTCGACACGGCAAAGGATTTTTTTTCCATTGTGCAGACTATGCGCATAGAGCGCAGGCTAGCACCTCTGAGCAGTGAAACATGCTTTCGCGAGCACGTCTCGCGTGGCGCACAAGCCATGGTGGCTTATGCTTTTTCTTTAGAGCTGGACGATCCGGAACTGATTCTTTTGCGAGATGATTTTCTCGCCCGTTACGATGTGCAGCATGCACAGCTCACAGGGCCTTTTCCTGGTATTTTAGCGCTGCTTGAGCGCCTAGAGCGCGCCGATATTCGTTGGGGCGTTGCCACCAATAAGCCGCTGCGTTTTGCCCAGCCCATTATGGATGCGCTGCAGTTGAGTTCACGTAGCGCGGTACTGCTCTGCCCTGAGCATGTTGAAAAAAGCAAACCTGCACCAGATATGTTGCTGGCGGCATGTGAGCAGTTGCAGCTCGATCCGCGCCAAGTCCTGTATGTTGGTGATGACAAACGTGACATTGATGCTGGGCGTGCTGCCAATATGCACACAGTTGCTGTGCGTTACGGCTATATCGTGCCCGGCGACAACCCATCCAATTGGGGTGCTGATGCTGTGATTGATAACATCGACGAAATTGATGCCCTGCTAGAAGCACAGTGTGGTTGTTAG